The following proteins are encoded in a genomic region of Lujinxingia vulgaris:
- a CDS encoding transglycosylase domain-containing protein, which produces MSRAPWWVSVTVVPGLVLLSALAVVWQEVRTSALQSAMGVSLARQAVPVYRVQAGATPPSIEAPDGPWDRARGYANHREMVAHLQERGFEVVAAAHAPTSAPGGAFSDQIYPIFALEPQAGLTLTDRAGRTLERWSYPEVVWKTPPRLAMDAARLLENRALSERAHPYTNPAVDWTRLGVATVSQVRARLGSDAPAIGGSTLAVQMEKFRHSPDGRTSGTREKARQTLTAWLRTYHQGRAADAWAEQIVVDWLNSVPLGHRPGYGPVQGVFEGMWAWFGRPPEEVAQGLNRQRSDAQRAQLEREMLALIIAQQRPARYLPGGLDALERRVDALVNTLVDEGKVTREWGHVIASRSLSVKKAPSKRPVKGGGGYLSALAARQWGALSGEERAVMRQRDAQVTTTYDAALQEALRREIEAAQPPARTSVAIFARSAGRLEPRAIVDTEPRVVDLSTEGRVDLGSTSKLRVLVSYLSAVETIFEERAAGSPVASDPLSQFVTRELTADPVLPLDELLERALQRPVSADPDEVFYTGGGPHEFQNVNPEHDTRYFNVASAFVASANLPFVRLLREVVAFHAHRIYGAPIEAVVAGEHPRFDELFERHLKMSAERLVRDAYFRHHHSDVSMMARQALAGLEPTDVRCARLRRAIGSAATLDASHPCADASLATDAPADVEPWDDQDPLELAAIAALVENPEASLTEVMLATANIRSDARDWVAAHTTAIDTRRGVHYAVEEEVFGVLQKEWARAGYPFERLTPSLATALGSSGDRPASLALLVAAVRAGGLVPRLDSVEGVRLFEGTPYETWLRPAPTPPVRAFGPEVARAVEKLLLRVAERGTGHATDAPWQIGQTTWEVGGKTGTSDHVLLIRDRDGRVMERRPVARSGAWVFFAGPCLVGTVVMFEQGEDAATHHFHGGDAAELSRAVLRAIEAADAQSHLCEAPEASSVRSPGDRGDSASDLDE; this is translated from the coding sequence ATGTCCAGGGCGCCCTGGTGGGTATCGGTGACGGTGGTGCCGGGTCTGGTGCTGCTCAGCGCGCTGGCGGTGGTGTGGCAGGAGGTGCGCACCTCGGCGCTGCAGTCCGCCATGGGGGTGAGCCTGGCTCGCCAGGCGGTGCCCGTTTACCGCGTGCAGGCCGGCGCTACGCCGCCCTCCATCGAGGCCCCCGATGGGCCCTGGGATCGCGCCCGCGGCTATGCCAACCATCGTGAGATGGTGGCGCATTTGCAGGAGCGCGGCTTTGAGGTGGTTGCGGCCGCTCACGCGCCGACGTCTGCTCCAGGGGGAGCGTTTTCGGATCAGATCTATCCCATCTTTGCGCTGGAGCCTCAGGCCGGGCTGACGTTAACCGATCGCGCCGGGAGAACGCTGGAGCGCTGGAGTTATCCCGAGGTGGTCTGGAAGACGCCGCCACGCCTGGCGATGGACGCAGCCAGGCTCCTGGAGAACCGCGCGCTCTCCGAGCGCGCGCATCCCTACACCAACCCGGCCGTAGACTGGACGCGCCTGGGGGTGGCGACCGTCAGCCAGGTGCGCGCCCGCCTGGGCAGCGACGCGCCGGCCATCGGGGGCTCCACCCTGGCGGTGCAGATGGAGAAGTTTCGCCACTCCCCCGACGGGCGAACTTCCGGCACTCGGGAAAAAGCCCGCCAGACGCTCACCGCCTGGCTGCGCACTTACCATCAGGGGCGAGCGGCCGACGCCTGGGCTGAGCAAATCGTTGTGGATTGGCTCAACTCGGTGCCGCTGGGCCATAGGCCGGGTTACGGGCCGGTTCAGGGCGTCTTTGAAGGCATGTGGGCCTGGTTTGGTCGTCCGCCTGAAGAGGTTGCGCAGGGGTTAAATCGCCAGCGCAGTGATGCGCAGCGCGCGCAGCTCGAGCGCGAGATGCTCGCCCTGATCATTGCCCAGCAGCGCCCCGCGCGCTACCTCCCCGGTGGTCTCGACGCGCTGGAGCGGCGCGTCGACGCTCTGGTCAACACTCTGGTGGATGAGGGGAAAGTAACCCGCGAATGGGGTCATGTGATCGCCTCACGATCATTATCGGTGAAGAAAGCCCCGTCAAAACGTCCCGTAAAGGGGGGAGGAGGTTACCTGAGCGCGCTCGCTGCCCGGCAGTGGGGGGCGCTCAGCGGTGAGGAGCGTGCGGTGATGCGCCAGCGCGATGCGCAGGTGACCACAACCTACGACGCAGCGCTTCAGGAGGCGTTGCGCCGTGAGATCGAGGCCGCTCAACCTCCGGCGCGCACAAGCGTTGCGATCTTCGCCCGAAGCGCCGGCCGACTCGAGCCCCGCGCCATCGTCGACACCGAGCCTCGCGTCGTGGATCTGAGCACGGAGGGGCGCGTCGACCTGGGCTCAACCTCAAAACTTCGAGTGCTTGTCTCGTATCTGAGCGCGGTGGAGACGATCTTTGAGGAGCGCGCCGCAGGAAGCCCCGTGGCCTCCGACCCCCTCAGCCAGTTTGTCACCCGGGAGCTCACGGCCGACCCGGTTCTTCCCCTCGATGAGCTTCTGGAGCGCGCCCTGCAACGCCCCGTCTCCGCCGACCCCGATGAGGTGTTTTACACCGGCGGCGGCCCCCATGAGTTTCAGAACGTCAACCCGGAGCATGATACGCGCTACTTCAACGTGGCCTCGGCCTTTGTCGCCTCGGCCAACCTTCCTTTTGTGCGTCTGCTGCGGGAAGTTGTGGCCTTTCATGCCCATCGCATCTACGGCGCGCCCATTGAGGCGGTTGTGGCCGGGGAGCATCCGCGTTTCGACGAACTTTTTGAGCGTCATCTGAAGATGTCGGCCGAGCGCCTGGTGCGCGACGCCTACTTTCGTCACCACCACAGCGACGTTTCAATGATGGCTCGCCAGGCCCTGGCCGGTCTTGAGCCCACCGACGTCCGCTGCGCCCGGCTTCGCCGGGCGATTGGCAGCGCCGCGACGTTGGATGCCTCCCACCCCTGTGCCGACGCCTCGCTTGCGACAGACGCACCCGCTGACGTCGAACCCTGGGACGATCAAGACCCTCTGGAGCTGGCCGCCATCGCGGCCCTTGTCGAAAACCCCGAGGCCTCGCTCACCGAGGTGATGCTCGCCACGGCCAACATCCGCTCCGACGCCCGCGACTGGGTCGCCGCACACACCACCGCAATCGACACCCGGCGCGGCGTCCACTATGCCGTCGAGGAAGAGGTGTTCGGGGTGTTGCAAAAGGAGTGGGCGCGCGCAGGCTACCCCTTTGAGCGGCTGACTCCCTCGCTGGCCACGGCGCTGGGGAGCTCCGGCGACCGGCCCGCCTCCCTGGCCCTGCTTGTCGCCGCGGTGCGCGCCGGCGGGTTGGTCCCGCGGCTTGATAGCGTTGAAGGGGTGCGTCTTTTTGAGGGCACGCCCTACGAGACCTGGCTTCGCCCGGCGCCGACGCCGCCGGTGCGCGCGTTTGGCCCGGAGGTCGCCCGCGCCGTGGAGAAGTTGTTGCTTCGTGTGGCCGAGCGTGGCACCGGCCACGCCACCGATGCGCCCTGGCAGATCGGCCAGACGACCTGGGAGGTCGGTGGAAAGACGGGTACCAGCGACCACGTTCTGCTGATCCGCGACCGCGACGGCCGCGTTATGGAGCGCCGACCGGTGGCCCGAAGCGGCGCCTGGGTGTTTTTTGCAGGCCCCTGCCTGGTGGGCACCGTGGTGATGTTCGAACAAGGCGAAGACGCCGCCACACATCACTTTCACGGAGGCGACGCTGCCGAGCTCAGCCGCGCGGTGCTGCGGGCTATTGAGGCCGCCGACGCTCAGAGCCATCTCTGCGAGGCGCCCGAGGCTTCCAGCGTTCGATCTCCTGGCGACCGGGGCGATTCTGCATCGGATCTGGACGAATAA
- a CDS encoding YihY/virulence factor BrkB family protein yields MKIKERALEVLAPIMPFLSFVGQAFKEWNDDKALRLAAALAFYSVFSMAPLLVIGIAVAGLVFGEAAVQGQVVGELEEFVGLDAAKFIEEMLRGVRINETGLGATLVSLGTMLFGALAIFAALQDALNMIWRVQANPDKGILYTIKRRLLAFSMVLFFGLLLMGSLLVGSIIAVVETYFAYLITTPVWLWRLGDSVVWLIFFTAVFGAMYKVLPDVKMAWRDVWVGAAMTSVLFGLGKFAISTYLGRSGVGSVFGAAGTLAVILVWIYYSWVIVLFGAELTQVWARRVGSGIAPGPGAVVRPKYEREDPHEEMKGAAPAE; encoded by the coding sequence ATGAAAATCAAGGAGAGGGCGCTTGAAGTGCTCGCCCCCATCATGCCCTTTTTGAGTTTTGTGGGGCAGGCGTTCAAGGAGTGGAACGATGATAAGGCGTTGCGGTTGGCCGCGGCGCTGGCGTTCTACTCGGTCTTCTCGATGGCGCCGCTTTTGGTGATCGGCATCGCGGTGGCCGGGCTGGTCTTCGGTGAGGCGGCGGTGCAGGGCCAGGTCGTCGGTGAACTTGAGGAGTTTGTGGGGCTCGATGCGGCGAAGTTCATCGAGGAGATGCTGCGCGGGGTGCGCATCAATGAGACGGGCCTGGGAGCGACGCTGGTGAGTCTGGGGACGATGCTCTTTGGCGCGCTGGCGATCTTTGCGGCGCTGCAGGACGCCCTCAACATGATCTGGAGGGTTCAGGCCAACCCCGACAAAGGGATCCTCTACACGATCAAACGCCGCCTGCTGGCGTTCTCGATGGTGCTTTTTTTCGGGCTGCTGCTGATGGGATCACTTCTGGTGGGCTCGATCATCGCGGTGGTGGAGACCTATTTTGCCTACCTGATCACCACCCCGGTGTGGCTGTGGAGGCTGGGTGATAGCGTAGTCTGGTTGATCTTTTTTACCGCCGTTTTTGGCGCGATGTACAAGGTGTTGCCCGATGTGAAGATGGCCTGGCGGGATGTGTGGGTGGGCGCAGCGATGACGTCGGTGCTCTTCGGGCTGGGGAAGTTCGCGATCAGCACCTATCTGGGGCGCTCCGGGGTGGGCTCGGTGTTCGGGGCGGCGGGCACCCTGGCGGTGATTCTGGTCTGGATTTATTACTCCTGGGTCATCGTGCTCTTTGGCGCAGAGCTCACCCAGGTGTGGGCGCGGCGAGTGGGCTCGGGGATTGCGCCGGGACCGGGGGCGGTGGTGCGCCCGAAGTACGAGCGTGAAGATCCCCACGAGGAGATGAAGGGCGCAGCGCCGGCCGAGTAG
- a CDS encoding efflux RND transporter permease subunit → MHTDTSSTSFIGRLIEGALQQRLLVVVFTLAAIGWGLYVAPMDLGAGEPGDPVPVDAIPDLGENQQIVFTEWPGRSPQDIEDQITYPLTTALLGVPGVETIRSTSMFGFSSIYVIFEEDAEYYWTRARLVERLASLPGGLLPEGVAPQLGPDATALGQVFWYTLEGRTPDGEPAGGWGPEELRTLQDFTVRYALASAPGVAEVASIGGHVREYQVEVDPARLRAYDVTLAQVADAVRQSNAEVGARTTEINGVEYLIRGVGYVESLDDIARAPVVTRDGVTVTVDEVARVTTGPGIRRGALTRSGVEAVGGVVTARYGANPKQVIDEVKHAIDEVQRALPSRTLEDGTVSQVTVVPFYDRSELIDRTLGTLSLALYQQILITVLVVMLIMLHLRASLLVSALLPLAVLMTFVAMKYTGVDANVVALAGIAIAIGTMVDMGIIMTENIAQHLDEAPDDAPRLAVIGRGASEVAPAILTAITTTVVSFLPVFLLTGQEGKLFTPLAFTKTYALVASLIIAIFIIPTAASWVLGARARSLRSRLLLGLAATAGALALTFTVHAGIGVALLISSLAWIIDDVLKARGFWQDTPAHIWARRALRWVGLAAVVIVVTWLLTTSWMPLGAGQGVVANLIVVALVVGFVLGSFSLFRIAYPTLLRWILAHKAVFLPAPALVVVLGLTIWLGFSATFGWMPDAFQKSAPGQWLHHAFPGLEREFMPDLDEGTFLYMPSTMPHGSLGEARDMLASLDLLFETVPEVEVSVGKLGRAESALDPAPVAMVETIIQYKPEYVLDAQGRRMRFQVDAAGEFVRDETGGLIEDPKGLPYRQWRDEIRRQEDIWDELVDVARHIPGLTTAPLLQPISTRLVMLQSGIRAPMAVRLQGESLEDLADAALKIQELLREHPLVNQGAVNADRPVGKPYLIIEPDRAHLERYGVSMAAFQQVVEASIGGISVGQTVEGRERFEMRVRYPRELRDDPEAIDRILVPTASGAQVPLSEIATVSYERGPEMIRSENSALVAYVMFDAAEGTSEVSVVESVRQTLDQAMDRGELSLAEGVRLSFAGSYENSLRAEARLRILVPLILVIIALLIYLQFRSLLTSLIIFSGVAVAFGGGFLLIWLYGQPWFLDVSLFGVSMREIFQIGPMNLSVAVWVGFIALFGIGADDGVVMATYLKQRFDEGKSDTIEQVRERVVEAGLRRIRPCLMTTATTILALLPVLTSYGTGADVMIPMAVPAVGGMTIALLTLFVVPTLYCAVEESKVRLGEFRESASSQDLPEDEPASEDGTASTPEVDED, encoded by the coding sequence ATGCACACTGATACCTCCTCAACCTCCTTTATCGGGCGTCTGATCGAGGGCGCGCTTCAGCAGCGCTTGTTGGTCGTCGTCTTTACGCTGGCCGCGATCGGCTGGGGCCTTTACGTCGCACCGATGGATCTGGGGGCGGGTGAACCCGGCGATCCGGTGCCGGTCGACGCCATCCCCGACCTTGGCGAGAACCAGCAGATCGTGTTCACGGAGTGGCCCGGGCGCTCCCCGCAGGATATCGAAGATCAGATCACCTACCCCTTGACCACCGCGCTGCTCGGAGTCCCCGGCGTTGAGACGATCCGCAGCACGAGCATGTTTGGCTTCTCGTCGATCTACGTGATCTTTGAGGAGGACGCCGAGTATTACTGGACGCGTGCGCGCCTGGTCGAGCGCCTGGCGAGTCTTCCCGGCGGACTGCTGCCGGAGGGGGTCGCGCCGCAGCTCGGCCCTGACGCCACCGCGCTGGGGCAGGTCTTCTGGTACACGCTCGAAGGCCGCACCCCCGATGGGGAGCCCGCCGGCGGGTGGGGGCCCGAGGAGCTTCGCACCCTGCAAGACTTCACGGTGCGCTACGCCCTGGCCAGCGCTCCTGGCGTGGCTGAGGTGGCCTCGATTGGCGGGCACGTACGGGAGTACCAGGTCGAGGTCGACCCGGCTCGCCTTCGCGCCTACGACGTCACATTGGCCCAGGTGGCCGACGCGGTGCGCCAGTCCAACGCCGAGGTGGGCGCACGTACCACCGAGATCAACGGGGTGGAGTACCTGATCCGCGGGGTGGGCTACGTCGAATCGCTCGATGATATCGCCCGCGCGCCGGTGGTCACCCGCGACGGGGTCACGGTGACGGTCGACGAGGTGGCGCGTGTGACCACCGGCCCGGGCATCCGCCGCGGCGCGCTCACGCGCAGCGGGGTGGAGGCGGTCGGCGGCGTGGTCACCGCGCGCTACGGCGCCAACCCCAAACAGGTCATCGACGAGGTCAAACACGCCATCGACGAGGTGCAGCGCGCCTTGCCCTCGCGCACCCTGGAAGACGGCACTGTGAGCCAGGTCACGGTCGTGCCTTTTTACGATCGTTCCGAGCTCATCGATCGCACCCTGGGCACGCTCAGCCTGGCACTCTACCAGCAGATCCTGATCACCGTGCTCGTGGTGATGCTGATCATGCTGCATCTGCGCGCGAGCCTGCTCGTCTCGGCGCTCTTGCCTCTGGCAGTGCTCATGACTTTTGTGGCCATGAAGTACACCGGCGTTGACGCCAACGTGGTGGCGCTCGCCGGCATCGCGATCGCGATCGGCACGATGGTCGATATGGGCATCATCATGACCGAGAACATCGCCCAGCACCTCGATGAGGCCCCCGACGATGCGCCGCGTCTGGCGGTGATCGGCCGAGGCGCCTCGGAGGTGGCGCCGGCGATTCTCACCGCGATCACCACCACGGTTGTGAGCTTTCTGCCGGTCTTTTTGCTCACCGGTCAGGAGGGCAAACTCTTTACTCCGCTGGCCTTCACCAAGACCTATGCGCTGGTGGCGAGCCTGATCATCGCGATCTTCATCATCCCCACCGCAGCAAGCTGGGTGCTGGGGGCGCGCGCCCGCTCGCTTCGCTCGCGTCTTCTTCTGGGGCTGGCCGCCACCGCCGGCGCTCTCGCGCTCACCTTCACCGTCCACGCCGGCATTGGCGTGGCCCTTCTGATCTCCAGCCTGGCCTGGATCATCGACGATGTGCTCAAAGCCCGTGGCTTCTGGCAGGACACCCCCGCGCACATCTGGGCGCGCCGCGCGCTGCGATGGGTCGGGCTTGCCGCAGTCGTCATCGTCGTCACCTGGTTGCTCACCACCTCCTGGATGCCTTTGGGAGCGGGGCAGGGCGTCGTCGCTAACCTGATCGTCGTGGCGCTCGTCGTCGGCTTTGTGCTGGGCTCCTTTTCGCTCTTTCGCATCGCCTACCCGACGCTTTTGCGCTGGATTCTGGCTCATAAAGCCGTCTTTTTGCCCGCCCCGGCGCTCGTTGTGGTCCTGGGGCTGACGATCTGGCTGGGCTTTTCGGCCACGTTTGGCTGGATGCCCGACGCCTTTCAGAAGAGCGCGCCCGGTCAATGGCTCCATCACGCCTTCCCGGGGCTGGAGCGCGAGTTCATGCCCGATCTCGATGAGGGTACCTTTCTCTACATGCCCTCGACCATGCCGCACGGCTCACTGGGTGAGGCCCGCGACATGCTCGCGAGCCTCGATCTTCTCTTTGAGACGGTGCCCGAGGTGGAGGTCTCGGTCGGCAAGCTCGGCCGCGCCGAGAGCGCGCTCGATCCGGCGCCGGTGGCCATGGTCGAGACGATCATTCAGTACAAACCCGAGTACGTGCTCGATGCGCAGGGCCGCCGCATGCGTTTTCAGGTCGACGCCGCTGGCGAGTTTGTGCGCGATGAGACCGGCGGTCTTATCGAAGATCCGAAGGGTTTGCCTTACCGCCAGTGGCGCGATGAGATTCGCCGCCAGGAAGACATCTGGGACGAACTCGTCGATGTGGCGCGCCATATCCCCGGCCTGACCACCGCGCCGCTTTTGCAGCCGATCAGCACGCGTCTGGTGATGTTGCAGAGCGGCATCCGCGCGCCGATGGCGGTACGGTTGCAGGGCGAGAGCCTGGAGGATCTGGCGGACGCCGCGCTGAAGATTCAGGAGCTTTTGCGCGAGCATCCCCTGGTCAACCAGGGGGCCGTCAACGCCGACCGTCCCGTCGGAAAGCCCTACCTCATCATCGAGCCCGACCGGGCTCACCTGGAGCGCTACGGCGTATCCATGGCGGCCTTCCAACAGGTGGTCGAGGCCTCGATCGGCGGCATTAGCGTCGGCCAGACCGTGGAGGGGCGCGAGCGATTTGAGATGCGCGTGCGTTATCCGCGCGAACTTCGCGATGATCCGGAGGCCATCGACCGCATTCTGGTGCCCACCGCCTCGGGCGCGCAGGTGCCCCTCAGCGAGATAGCGACGGTGAGCTACGAGCGCGGCCCGGAGATGATCCGCAGCGAGAACTCCGCGCTGGTGGCCTACGTGATGTTCGATGCGGCCGAGGGCACAAGCGAGGTCAGCGTGGTGGAGAGCGTGCGCCAGACCCTCGATCAGGCCATGGATCGCGGTGAGCTCAGCCTGGCCGAAGGCGTGCGCCTGAGCTTCGCGGGAAGTTACGAAAACTCCCTGCGTGCCGAGGCTCGCCTGCGCATTCTCGTGCCCTTGATCCTGGTGATCATCGCGCTCTTAATCTACCTGCAGTTTCGCTCGCTGCTCACTTCGCTCATCATCTTCAGCGGGGTGGCCGTGGCCTTCGGCGGCGGGTTTCTGCTCATCTGGCTTTACGGCCAGCCCTGGTTTCTGGACGTGAGTCTTTTTGGCGTGTCGATGCGCGAGATCTTCCAGATTGGCCCCATGAACCTGAGCGTGGCGGTGTGGGTGGGCTTTATTGCGCTCTTCGGCATCGGCGCCGACGACGGCGTGGTGATGGCCACCTACCTCAAACAACGCTTTGATGAGGGCAAGAGCGACACCATCGAGCAGGTGCGCGAGCGGGTGGTGGAGGCGGGGCTTCGCCGCATTCGCCCCTGTCTGATGACCACGGCAACCACGATTCTGGCGCTCCTTCCGGTGCTCACGAGCTACGGCACCGGCGCCGACGTGATGATCCCGATGGCGGTGCCGGCGGTGGGGGGCATGACCATCGCGCTTTTGACGCTCTTTGTGGTGCCCACGCTCTACTGCGCGGTCGAAGAGAGCAAAGTGCGCCTTGGCGAGTTTCGGGAAAGCGCGAGCTCTCAAGACCTGCCGGAGGATGAGCCAGCCTCAGAAGATGGGACGGCCTCAACCCCGGAGGTCGATGAGGACTGA
- a CDS encoding efflux RND transporter periplasmic adaptor subunit, whose amino-acid sequence MKITQSRSALALFAAFILMSASVGCSDETSHAEEAGAASESAAEDAPAQEYVCPMHPQVRQDGPGTCPICFMDLVPGGSSSDEGDVPSVRLSEGARRLAGVANARVQAGPLDDHLEVFGRLEVSEQAEVDLSAWVGGRIERLYVNARGETVKRGQRIARIYSPELLSAQQTLIQAQRNLEDARSVDSPSRTAAAQASMRAVRDELRLLGMETRQIDAVLAEGVARETVDVFAQASGTVRERQVSVGDYVTTGQSIVSLAALDTVWAQLEIFEQDIPRVSVGQPVEVTIPALNRTLEGRVDFIAPEIEPQRRVMLARVPLPNEGGELRPGMFVEASLERRVGDDDLLSLPFSAVLWTGPRSLVYQLDPALEPPAYVPVQVELGERIGDRVIIEDGLKAGDEVAAQGAFRIDASLQIRGGPSMMSEQNDLEPVEVAPEGTRFEPPIDPARLPDGVWYCEMGTTHYAQHESGECPVCGMFLEEKGAGDDDAGDDAHQGHDHSGGNHAH is encoded by the coding sequence ATGAAGATCACCCAATCACGCAGCGCGCTGGCGTTGTTTGCTGCTTTTATCCTGATGAGCGCATCGGTCGGATGCTCCGATGAGACGTCCCACGCAGAGGAGGCGGGTGCTGCATCTGAGAGCGCTGCCGAAGATGCTCCGGCCCAGGAATATGTCTGCCCGATGCACCCCCAGGTCCGTCAGGACGGCCCGGGCACCTGCCCGATCTGTTTTATGGATCTTGTGCCGGGGGGCTCCAGCTCCGACGAGGGCGACGTCCCGTCTGTGCGGCTCTCGGAGGGCGCCCGACGCCTGGCAGGCGTCGCCAACGCCCGGGTGCAGGCAGGCCCGCTCGACGATCATCTGGAGGTCTTTGGTCGACTCGAAGTCAGCGAGCAGGCCGAGGTTGACCTGAGCGCCTGGGTGGGCGGTCGCATTGAGCGCCTCTACGTCAACGCCCGCGGTGAGACGGTCAAACGCGGCCAACGCATCGCACGCATCTACAGCCCCGAACTTCTCAGCGCACAGCAGACCCTGATTCAGGCGCAGCGCAACCTCGAAGACGCCCGAAGCGTCGACAGCCCCTCGCGCACGGCGGCCGCCCAGGCCTCGATGCGCGCGGTGCGCGATGAACTTCGCCTGCTCGGCATGGAGACGCGCCAGATCGATGCGGTGCTCGCTGAGGGCGTCGCCCGCGAGACGGTCGATGTCTTTGCCCAGGCCAGCGGTACGGTGCGTGAACGCCAGGTCTCGGTGGGCGACTATGTGACTACCGGTCAGTCCATCGTCTCACTGGCCGCGCTCGACACGGTCTGGGCCCAGCTGGAGATCTTCGAGCAGGACATCCCCCGCGTTTCGGTCGGCCAACCGGTCGAGGTGACCATCCCCGCCCTCAATCGCACCCTGGAGGGGCGAGTGGACTTTATCGCGCCGGAGATCGAGCCACAGCGGCGCGTGATGCTCGCGCGGGTGCCGCTTCCCAATGAGGGGGGCGAACTTCGCCCGGGCATGTTTGTGGAAGCCTCACTGGAGCGCCGCGTCGGCGATGACGATCTTCTTTCATTGCCCTTCAGCGCGGTGTTGTGGACGGGGCCGCGCTCGCTCGTGTACCAGCTCGATCCCGCGCTCGAACCGCCGGCTTATGTTCCGGTGCAGGTCGAACTCGGCGAACGCATCGGCGACCGGGTGATCATCGAAGATGGCCTTAAAGCCGGCGACGAAGTCGCCGCGCAGGGGGCTTTCCGCATCGACGCCTCGCTGCAAATCCGCGGTGGGCCCTCGATGATGAGCGAGCAGAACGATCTCGAGCCGGTGGAGGTCGCCCCTGAGGGTACTCGCTTTGAGCCGCCCATCGATCCGGCGCGTCTGCCCGACGGGGTCTGGTACTGCGAGATGGGCACCACCCACTACGCCCAGCATGAATCGGGCGAATGCCCGGTCTGCGGGATGTTTTTGGAGGAGAAGGGCGCCGGCGATGACGATGCCGGCGACGATGCTCACCAGGGCCACGATCACAGCGGGGGAAATCATGCACACTGA
- a CDS encoding TolC family protein: MPTHSRRVSVALCTWVMALGASGLLASTASAQERSDTDPSPDNAPHQGEHHRRAPAAMPSGETIAALDERALENHPSVRAPASRAEEAALAAEVEEGRWPEPRVEYMAEISTPWAAHLTTDHMVTLMQTIPWPATRRASAAPARAMEQGARAEERAAAHRVLRDVRRELVAIARAREMLLHIDEEAGLVADVRRIIEATLSVGRAEHADLYRLQLAEARLEDMRQEEEAMLHAAKGRLANLLGVGVDALELPETTAILDWTLDLPPRDELAKMIEAGSPALARFEAERARARAQEELVERQLRPPPQVMIGYGNMAPMYSHDDPRHDVFQVGFSIALPIWGGRYGTEARRWQASASASEEARAGALRELLAQMESARARATQADERVEAYREELMPMASLVSAEVLTGVEVGQRSVTDYLGAVREEWDLHGRYLELKAERANQIIELQYLSAGQLAAESPWAYPATLRGQQ; this comes from the coding sequence ATGCCAACGCATTCGCGGCGCGTGTCAGTCGCGCTGTGCACGTGGGTCATGGCGCTGGGAGCAAGCGGGCTTCTTGCGTCCACCGCCAGCGCTCAGGAGCGCAGCGACACCGACCCTTCGCCAGACAACGCTCCCCACCAGGGCGAGCATCATCGCCGGGCGCCGGCGGCGATGCCCTCCGGTGAGACCATCGCCGCGCTGGATGAGCGCGCCCTGGAGAATCACCCCAGCGTGCGCGCCCCGGCGTCGCGCGCCGAAGAGGCCGCACTCGCCGCCGAGGTGGAAGAGGGCCGCTGGCCCGAGCCTCGCGTCGAGTACATGGCCGAGATCAGCACGCCCTGGGCGGCGCATCTGACTACCGACCATATGGTCACGCTGATGCAGACCATCCCCTGGCCGGCCACGCGCCGCGCCAGCGCCGCGCCGGCCCGCGCGATGGAGCAGGGCGCGCGCGCCGAGGAGCGCGCCGCCGCTCACCGGGTGCTTCGCGATGTGCGCCGGGAGCTTGTGGCCATTGCCCGCGCCCGGGAGATGCTCCTGCATATCGATGAGGAGGCCGGGCTGGTGGCCGATGTACGTCGCATCATTGAGGCGACGCTCTCGGTGGGGCGAGCGGAGCATGCCGATCTCTATCGCCTGCAACTCGCTGAGGCGCGCCTTGAAGATATGCGCCAGGAGGAAGAGGCGATGTTGCATGCGGCAAAAGGGCGTCTGGCCAACCTGCTGGGCGTGGGCGTTGACGCGCTGGAGCTGCCCGAAACCACCGCCATCCTCGACTGGACTCTCGATCTTCCCCCGCGCGATGAGCTCGCAAAAATGATCGAGGCGGGCTCGCCAGCGCTGGCGCGTTTTGAGGCTGAGCGCGCCCGGGCTCGCGCTCAGGAGGAGCTTGTGGAGCGCCAACTTCGTCCGCCTCCCCAGGTCATGATCGGCTACGGAAATATGGCCCCGATGTACAGCCACGATGATCCGCGCCACGACGTCTTTCAGGTGGGCTTCTCGATCGCGCTGCCGATCTGGGGCGGGCGCTACGGCACCGAGGCGAGGCGCTGGCAGGCCAGCGCGTCGGCCTCCGAGGAGGCGCGCGCCGGGGCGCTGCGCGAGCTTCTGGCGCAGATGGAGTCAGCCCGCGCTCGCGCCACCCAGGCCGACGAGCGTGTGGAGGCCTACCGCGAAGAGCTCATGCCCATGGCATCGCTCGTGAGCGCCGAGGTGCTCACCGGCGTGGAGGTCGGTCAGCGCTCGGTGACCGACTATCTGGGCGCGGTGCGCGAGGAGTGGGACCTGCACGGCCGCTACCTCGAACTCAAAGCCGAACGCGCCAACCAGATTATTGAACTTCAATACTTAAGCGCCGGCCAGCTCGCTGCTGAGAGCCCCTGGGCCTACCCGGCCACCCTGCGAGGTCAACAATGA